One segment of Argiope bruennichi chromosome 11, qqArgBrue1.1, whole genome shotgun sequence DNA contains the following:
- the LOC129957005 gene encoding transcriptional enhancer factor TEF-1-like isoform X2, giving the protein MYGRNELIARYIKLRTGKTRTRKQVSSHIQVLARRKAREIQTKLKVNQDQTSKEAALQSMSSMSSAQIVSLFYSQDQAAKEKALHSLTSAQIVSASAIHNKAASLASLVQPVNYAGTPFWQPGITQPGTSEDIKPFVSQPYGMGPKPPAVPVSGVDLLNTPSLPSFEGRAIATHKLRLVELSAFMEQQRDPENYHKHLFVHIGGLPSYTDPLLEAVDIRQIYDKFPEKKGGLKELYDKGPQNAFFLIKFWADLNTNIQDEAGAFYGVTSQYESNENMTITCSTKVCSFGKQVVEKVETEYARFENGRFVYRIHRSPMCEYMINFIHKLKHLPEKYMMNSVLENFTILQVVTNRDTQETLLCIAYVFEVSTSEHGAQHHIYRLVKD; this is encoded by the exons ATGTACG ggCGAAATGAGCTGATCGCCCGCTACATCAAGCTCCGTACGGGCAAGACGCGCACCCGCAAACAAGTCTCTAGTCACATCCAAGTTCTCGCCAGGAGAAAGGCCAGGGAGATACAGACGAAACTAAAGGTGAAT CAGGATCAGACTTCGAAGGAAGCCGCCCTGCAGTCGATGTCCTCCATGTCGTCCGCTCAGATCGTCTCTTTGTTTTACTCCCAGGATCAGGCTGCCAAGGAGAAAGCGCTGCACTCCCTCACTTCGGCCCAGATTGTGTCTGCCTCTGCCATCCACAACAAGGCTGCCTCTCTTGCGTCCCTCGTACAACCCGTCAATTATGCCGGAACACCT ttctgGCAACCAGGTATCACACAACCAGGGACATCTGAGGA taTCAAGCCATTTGTGAGTCAGCCCTATGGAATGGGACCGAAGCCTCCTGCTGTTCCTGTCTCTGGGGTCGACTTGTTGAACACGCCGTCACTTCCTTCATTTGAGGGACGGGCAATCGCTACCCACAAGCTGCGGCTGGTTGAACTGTCTGCCTTCATGGAGCAACAACGTGATCCAGAAAAT TATCACAAACATTTATTTGTACATATAGGAGGTTTGCCCAGTTATACAGACCCTCTGCTGGAG GCTGTAGATATTAGGCAAATCTACGACAAATTTCCTGAAAAGAAAGGAGGCCTGAAGGAGTTGTATGACAAAGGTCCTCAAAATGCTTTCTTCTTAATCAAATTTTGG GCTGACCTTAATACAAATATCCAGGATGAGGCTGGGGCATTTTATGGAGTCACTAGCCA gtatgaaagtaatgaaaatatgaCTATTACATGTTCGACAAAAGTTTGTTCATTTGGAAAACAAGTTGTAGAAAAAGTTGAA ACAGAGTATGCTCGTTTTGAGAATGGCAGGTTTGTCTATCGAATCCATAGATCACCCATGTGTGAGTACATGATAAACTTTATCCATAAGCTAAAACACTTGCCAGAGAAGTACATGATGAATAGCGTGCtagaaaatttcacaatattacaG GTGGTGACGAATAGGGATACACAAGAAACCCTTCTATGTATTGCCTATGTATTTGAAGTTTCAACAAGTGAACATGGGGCACAACATCACATCTATCGACTTGTCAAAGactga
- the LOC129957005 gene encoding transcriptional enhancer factor TEF-1-like isoform X3 — MYGRNELIARYIKLRTGKTRTRKQVSSHIQVLARRKAREIQTKLKQDQTSKEAALQSMSSMSSAQIVSLFYSQDQAAKEKALHSLTSAQIVSASAIHNKAASLASLVQPVNYAGTPFWQPGITQPGTSEDIKPFVSQPYGMGPKPPAVPVSGVDLLNTPSLPSFEGRAIATHKLRLVELSAFMEQQRDPENVKYHKHLFVHIGGLPSYTDPLLEAVDIRQIYDKFPEKKGGLKELYDKGPQNAFFLIKFWADLNTNIQDEAGAFYGVTSQYESNENMTITCSTKVCSFGKQVVEKVETEYARFENGRFVYRIHRSPMCEYMINFIHKLKHLPEKYMMNSVLENFTILQVVTNRDTQETLLCIAYVFEVSTSEHGAQHHIYRLVKD, encoded by the exons ATGTACG ggCGAAATGAGCTGATCGCCCGCTACATCAAGCTCCGTACGGGCAAGACGCGCACCCGCAAACAAGTCTCTAGTCACATCCAAGTTCTCGCCAGGAGAAAGGCCAGGGAGATACAGACGAAACTAAAG CAGGATCAGACTTCGAAGGAAGCCGCCCTGCAGTCGATGTCCTCCATGTCGTCCGCTCAGATCGTCTCTTTGTTTTACTCCCAGGATCAGGCTGCCAAGGAGAAAGCGCTGCACTCCCTCACTTCGGCCCAGATTGTGTCTGCCTCTGCCATCCACAACAAGGCTGCCTCTCTTGCGTCCCTCGTACAACCCGTCAATTATGCCGGAACACCT ttctgGCAACCAGGTATCACACAACCAGGGACATCTGAGGA taTCAAGCCATTTGTGAGTCAGCCCTATGGAATGGGACCGAAGCCTCCTGCTGTTCCTGTCTCTGGGGTCGACTTGTTGAACACGCCGTCACTTCCTTCATTTGAGGGACGGGCAATCGCTACCCACAAGCTGCGGCTGGTTGAACTGTCTGCCTTCATGGAGCAACAACGTGATCCAGAAAATGTAAAG TATCACAAACATTTATTTGTACATATAGGAGGTTTGCCCAGTTATACAGACCCTCTGCTGGAG GCTGTAGATATTAGGCAAATCTACGACAAATTTCCTGAAAAGAAAGGAGGCCTGAAGGAGTTGTATGACAAAGGTCCTCAAAATGCTTTCTTCTTAATCAAATTTTGG GCTGACCTTAATACAAATATCCAGGATGAGGCTGGGGCATTTTATGGAGTCACTAGCCA gtatgaaagtaatgaaaatatgaCTATTACATGTTCGACAAAAGTTTGTTCATTTGGAAAACAAGTTGTAGAAAAAGTTGAA ACAGAGTATGCTCGTTTTGAGAATGGCAGGTTTGTCTATCGAATCCATAGATCACCCATGTGTGAGTACATGATAAACTTTATCCATAAGCTAAAACACTTGCCAGAGAAGTACATGATGAATAGCGTGCtagaaaatttcacaatattacaG GTGGTGACGAATAGGGATACACAAGAAACCCTTCTATGTATTGCCTATGTATTTGAAGTTTCAACAAGTGAACATGGGGCACAACATCACATCTATCGACTTGTCAAAGactga
- the LOC129957005 gene encoding transcriptional enhancer factor TEF-1-like isoform X4, which translates to MYGRNELIARYIKLRTGKTRTRKQVSSHIQVLARRKAREIQTKLKVNDQAAKEKALHSLTSAQIVSASAIHNKAASLASLVQPVNYAGTPFWQPGITQPGTSEDIKPFVSQPYGMGPKPPAVPVSGVDLLNTPSLPSFEGRAIATHKLRLVELSAFMEQQRDPENVKYHKHLFVHIGGLPSYTDPLLEAVDIRQIYDKFPEKKGGLKELYDKGPQNAFFLIKFWADLNTNIQDEAGAFYGVTSQYESNENMTITCSTKVCSFGKQVVEKVETEYARFENGRFVYRIHRSPMCEYMINFIHKLKHLPEKYMMNSVLENFTILQVVTNRDTQETLLCIAYVFEVSTSEHGAQHHIYRLVKD; encoded by the exons ATGTACG ggCGAAATGAGCTGATCGCCCGCTACATCAAGCTCCGTACGGGCAAGACGCGCACCCGCAAACAAGTCTCTAGTCACATCCAAGTTCTCGCCAGGAGAAAGGCCAGGGAGATACAGACGAAACTAAAGGTGAAT GATCAGGCTGCCAAGGAGAAAGCGCTGCACTCCCTCACTTCGGCCCAGATTGTGTCTGCCTCTGCCATCCACAACAAGGCTGCCTCTCTTGCGTCCCTCGTACAACCCGTCAATTATGCCGGAACACCT ttctgGCAACCAGGTATCACACAACCAGGGACATCTGAGGA taTCAAGCCATTTGTGAGTCAGCCCTATGGAATGGGACCGAAGCCTCCTGCTGTTCCTGTCTCTGGGGTCGACTTGTTGAACACGCCGTCACTTCCTTCATTTGAGGGACGGGCAATCGCTACCCACAAGCTGCGGCTGGTTGAACTGTCTGCCTTCATGGAGCAACAACGTGATCCAGAAAATGTAAAG TATCACAAACATTTATTTGTACATATAGGAGGTTTGCCCAGTTATACAGACCCTCTGCTGGAG GCTGTAGATATTAGGCAAATCTACGACAAATTTCCTGAAAAGAAAGGAGGCCTGAAGGAGTTGTATGACAAAGGTCCTCAAAATGCTTTCTTCTTAATCAAATTTTGG GCTGACCTTAATACAAATATCCAGGATGAGGCTGGGGCATTTTATGGAGTCACTAGCCA gtatgaaagtaatgaaaatatgaCTATTACATGTTCGACAAAAGTTTGTTCATTTGGAAAACAAGTTGTAGAAAAAGTTGAA ACAGAGTATGCTCGTTTTGAGAATGGCAGGTTTGTCTATCGAATCCATAGATCACCCATGTGTGAGTACATGATAAACTTTATCCATAAGCTAAAACACTTGCCAGAGAAGTACATGATGAATAGCGTGCtagaaaatttcacaatattacaG GTGGTGACGAATAGGGATACACAAGAAACCCTTCTATGTATTGCCTATGTATTTGAAGTTTCAACAAGTGAACATGGGGCACAACATCACATCTATCGACTTGTCAAAGactga
- the LOC129957005 gene encoding transcriptional enhancer factor TEF-1-like isoform X5: protein MYGRNELIARYIKLRTGKTRTRKQVSSHIQVLARRKAREIQTKLKDQAAKEKALHSLTSAQIVSASAIHNKAASLASLVQPVNYAGTPFWQPGITQPGTSEDIKPFVSQPYGMGPKPPAVPVSGVDLLNTPSLPSFEGRAIATHKLRLVELSAFMEQQRDPENVKYHKHLFVHIGGLPSYTDPLLEAVDIRQIYDKFPEKKGGLKELYDKGPQNAFFLIKFWADLNTNIQDEAGAFYGVTSQYESNENMTITCSTKVCSFGKQVVEKVETEYARFENGRFVYRIHRSPMCEYMINFIHKLKHLPEKYMMNSVLENFTILQVVTNRDTQETLLCIAYVFEVSTSEHGAQHHIYRLVKD, encoded by the exons ATGTACG ggCGAAATGAGCTGATCGCCCGCTACATCAAGCTCCGTACGGGCAAGACGCGCACCCGCAAACAAGTCTCTAGTCACATCCAAGTTCTCGCCAGGAGAAAGGCCAGGGAGATACAGACGAAACTAAAG GATCAGGCTGCCAAGGAGAAAGCGCTGCACTCCCTCACTTCGGCCCAGATTGTGTCTGCCTCTGCCATCCACAACAAGGCTGCCTCTCTTGCGTCCCTCGTACAACCCGTCAATTATGCCGGAACACCT ttctgGCAACCAGGTATCACACAACCAGGGACATCTGAGGA taTCAAGCCATTTGTGAGTCAGCCCTATGGAATGGGACCGAAGCCTCCTGCTGTTCCTGTCTCTGGGGTCGACTTGTTGAACACGCCGTCACTTCCTTCATTTGAGGGACGGGCAATCGCTACCCACAAGCTGCGGCTGGTTGAACTGTCTGCCTTCATGGAGCAACAACGTGATCCAGAAAATGTAAAG TATCACAAACATTTATTTGTACATATAGGAGGTTTGCCCAGTTATACAGACCCTCTGCTGGAG GCTGTAGATATTAGGCAAATCTACGACAAATTTCCTGAAAAGAAAGGAGGCCTGAAGGAGTTGTATGACAAAGGTCCTCAAAATGCTTTCTTCTTAATCAAATTTTGG GCTGACCTTAATACAAATATCCAGGATGAGGCTGGGGCATTTTATGGAGTCACTAGCCA gtatgaaagtaatgaaaatatgaCTATTACATGTTCGACAAAAGTTTGTTCATTTGGAAAACAAGTTGTAGAAAAAGTTGAA ACAGAGTATGCTCGTTTTGAGAATGGCAGGTTTGTCTATCGAATCCATAGATCACCCATGTGTGAGTACATGATAAACTTTATCCATAAGCTAAAACACTTGCCAGAGAAGTACATGATGAATAGCGTGCtagaaaatttcacaatattacaG GTGGTGACGAATAGGGATACACAAGAAACCCTTCTATGTATTGCCTATGTATTTGAAGTTTCAACAAGTGAACATGGGGCACAACATCACATCTATCGACTTGTCAAAGactga
- the LOC129957005 gene encoding transcriptional enhancer factor TEF-1-like isoform X6 — protein MYGRNELIARYIKLRTGKTRTRKQVSSHIQVLARRKAREIQTKLKDQAAKEKALHSLTSAQIVSASAIHNKAASLASLVQPVNYAGTPFWQPGITQPGTSEDIKPFVSQPYGMGPKPPAVPVSGVDLLNTPSLPSFEGRAIATHKLRLVELSAFMEQQRDPENYHKHLFVHIGGLPSYTDPLLEAVDIRQIYDKFPEKKGGLKELYDKGPQNAFFLIKFWADLNTNIQDEAGAFYGVTSQYESNENMTITCSTKVCSFGKQVVEKVETEYARFENGRFVYRIHRSPMCEYMINFIHKLKHLPEKYMMNSVLENFTILQVVTNRDTQETLLCIAYVFEVSTSEHGAQHHIYRLVKD, from the exons ATGTACG ggCGAAATGAGCTGATCGCCCGCTACATCAAGCTCCGTACGGGCAAGACGCGCACCCGCAAACAAGTCTCTAGTCACATCCAAGTTCTCGCCAGGAGAAAGGCCAGGGAGATACAGACGAAACTAAAG GATCAGGCTGCCAAGGAGAAAGCGCTGCACTCCCTCACTTCGGCCCAGATTGTGTCTGCCTCTGCCATCCACAACAAGGCTGCCTCTCTTGCGTCCCTCGTACAACCCGTCAATTATGCCGGAACACCT ttctgGCAACCAGGTATCACACAACCAGGGACATCTGAGGA taTCAAGCCATTTGTGAGTCAGCCCTATGGAATGGGACCGAAGCCTCCTGCTGTTCCTGTCTCTGGGGTCGACTTGTTGAACACGCCGTCACTTCCTTCATTTGAGGGACGGGCAATCGCTACCCACAAGCTGCGGCTGGTTGAACTGTCTGCCTTCATGGAGCAACAACGTGATCCAGAAAAT TATCACAAACATTTATTTGTACATATAGGAGGTTTGCCCAGTTATACAGACCCTCTGCTGGAG GCTGTAGATATTAGGCAAATCTACGACAAATTTCCTGAAAAGAAAGGAGGCCTGAAGGAGTTGTATGACAAAGGTCCTCAAAATGCTTTCTTCTTAATCAAATTTTGG GCTGACCTTAATACAAATATCCAGGATGAGGCTGGGGCATTTTATGGAGTCACTAGCCA gtatgaaagtaatgaaaatatgaCTATTACATGTTCGACAAAAGTTTGTTCATTTGGAAAACAAGTTGTAGAAAAAGTTGAA ACAGAGTATGCTCGTTTTGAGAATGGCAGGTTTGTCTATCGAATCCATAGATCACCCATGTGTGAGTACATGATAAACTTTATCCATAAGCTAAAACACTTGCCAGAGAAGTACATGATGAATAGCGTGCtagaaaatttcacaatattacaG GTGGTGACGAATAGGGATACACAAGAAACCCTTCTATGTATTGCCTATGTATTTGAAGTTTCAACAAGTGAACATGGGGCACAACATCACATCTATCGACTTGTCAAAGactga
- the LOC129957005 gene encoding transcriptional enhancer factor TEF-1-like isoform X1, translated as MYGRNELIARYIKLRTGKTRTRKQVSSHIQVLARRKAREIQTKLKVNQDQTSKEAALQSMSSMSSAQIVSLFYSQDQAAKEKALHSLTSAQIVSASAIHNKAASLASLVQPVNYAGTPFWQPGITQPGTSEDIKPFVSQPYGMGPKPPAVPVSGVDLLNTPSLPSFEGRAIATHKLRLVELSAFMEQQRDPENVKYHKHLFVHIGGLPSYTDPLLEAVDIRQIYDKFPEKKGGLKELYDKGPQNAFFLIKFWADLNTNIQDEAGAFYGVTSQYESNENMTITCSTKVCSFGKQVVEKVETEYARFENGRFVYRIHRSPMCEYMINFIHKLKHLPEKYMMNSVLENFTILQVVTNRDTQETLLCIAYVFEVSTSEHGAQHHIYRLVKD; from the exons ATGTACG ggCGAAATGAGCTGATCGCCCGCTACATCAAGCTCCGTACGGGCAAGACGCGCACCCGCAAACAAGTCTCTAGTCACATCCAAGTTCTCGCCAGGAGAAAGGCCAGGGAGATACAGACGAAACTAAAGGTGAAT CAGGATCAGACTTCGAAGGAAGCCGCCCTGCAGTCGATGTCCTCCATGTCGTCCGCTCAGATCGTCTCTTTGTTTTACTCCCAGGATCAGGCTGCCAAGGAGAAAGCGCTGCACTCCCTCACTTCGGCCCAGATTGTGTCTGCCTCTGCCATCCACAACAAGGCTGCCTCTCTTGCGTCCCTCGTACAACCCGTCAATTATGCCGGAACACCT ttctgGCAACCAGGTATCACACAACCAGGGACATCTGAGGA taTCAAGCCATTTGTGAGTCAGCCCTATGGAATGGGACCGAAGCCTCCTGCTGTTCCTGTCTCTGGGGTCGACTTGTTGAACACGCCGTCACTTCCTTCATTTGAGGGACGGGCAATCGCTACCCACAAGCTGCGGCTGGTTGAACTGTCTGCCTTCATGGAGCAACAACGTGATCCAGAAAATGTAAAG TATCACAAACATTTATTTGTACATATAGGAGGTTTGCCCAGTTATACAGACCCTCTGCTGGAG GCTGTAGATATTAGGCAAATCTACGACAAATTTCCTGAAAAGAAAGGAGGCCTGAAGGAGTTGTATGACAAAGGTCCTCAAAATGCTTTCTTCTTAATCAAATTTTGG GCTGACCTTAATACAAATATCCAGGATGAGGCTGGGGCATTTTATGGAGTCACTAGCCA gtatgaaagtaatgaaaatatgaCTATTACATGTTCGACAAAAGTTTGTTCATTTGGAAAACAAGTTGTAGAAAAAGTTGAA ACAGAGTATGCTCGTTTTGAGAATGGCAGGTTTGTCTATCGAATCCATAGATCACCCATGTGTGAGTACATGATAAACTTTATCCATAAGCTAAAACACTTGCCAGAGAAGTACATGATGAATAGCGTGCtagaaaatttcacaatattacaG GTGGTGACGAATAGGGATACACAAGAAACCCTTCTATGTATTGCCTATGTATTTGAAGTTTCAACAAGTGAACATGGGGCACAACATCACATCTATCGACTTGTCAAAGactga